In Taeniopygia guttata chromosome Z, bTaeGut7.mat, whole genome shotgun sequence, the sequence GGTCCCCAGTGTAACACTGGCATGCCACATGCCCATCCCCACGGCACGCCCATCCCCACGGCACACCCATCCATCCCCACAGCACACACCCATCCCCACGGCACACACCCATCCCCATGACACACATCCATCCGCATGGCACACACCTATCCCCACGGCACACCCATCCATACCCACGGCACACACCCATCCCCACGGCACACGCCCATCCCCACGGCACACCCATCCATCCCCACGGCACGCGCCCATCCATCCCCACGGCACGCGCCCATCCATCCCCACGGCACACGCCCATCCCCATGACACACATCCATCCGCATGGCACACACCTATCCCCACGGCACGCCCATCCATCCCCACGGCACACGCCCATCCCCACGGCACGCGCCCATCCATCCCGACGGCACACACCCATCCCCACGGCATACGCCCATCCATCCCGACGGCACACGCCCATCCCCACGGCACACCCATCCATCCCCACGGCACACACCCATCCATCCCCACGGCATGCCCATCCATCCCCACGGCACGCGCCCATCCATCCCCACGGCACGCGCCCATCCATCCCCACGGCACGCCCATCCATCCCCACGGCACGCCCATCCATCCCCACGGCACACCCATCCATCCCCACAGCACACACCCACCCCCACGGCACGCCCATCCATCCCCACGGCACGCCCATCCATCCCCACGGCACGCCCATCCATCCCCACGGCACGCCCATCCACCCCCACGGCACGCCCATCCACCCCCACGGCACGCCCATCCATCCCCACGGCACGCCCATCCATCCCCACGGCACACCCATCCATCCCCACGGCACGCCCATCCATCCCCACGGCACGCCCATCCATCCCCACGGCACGCCCATCCACCCCCCACGGCACGCCCATCCATCCCCACGGCACGCCCATCCATCCCCACGGCACGCCCATCCATCCCCACGGCACGCCCATCCACCCCCACGGCACGCCCATCCATCCCCACGGCACGCCCATCCATCCCCACGGCACGCCCCTCCCCGTAGGCCCCGTTCCCATGGCAACGCCTGACCGACCCCTCCCCCTTACCTCGCGCGTGATGTTCGCGCCGCCGCAGCCGCCACCACAGCCAATCAGCTGCGGTAGCGCGTTTCCCACGTGACTAGAGGGAGGCGCCCGCCAAGGCGCGTAGGTCCGCGCAGGCGCACTGGGCCCGCGCACCCGGGGATGGGCGCTGGGCCCTCGCAAAGGGCCAGTGGAGTGAAGCGGGCCGGGGCGCTGGCCGGCCTTGTGGCGGCGGAGCCAAGCCCGCGTAGGGTGAGGGGGGAAAGGCGCGGAGCGCTGCCGGAAGGCGACGGCCGGGCCGGCGGAGCGCTGCCGGAAGGCGACGGCCGGGCCGGCGCCGCGTACCCGGTGTAGCTCGGTGCCTTTGAGGGCGGGAGCGGCCCGCGGCGCAGGCGCAAGGCGAGGCGGACGCTGGGCAGGGACGGCACCGCCCacgcggggcggggcggggccgcgctcaATGTCGGCGGCGGAGGCGGGCGCAGATTGGCCAAGCGCCTTCCCCTCCCGAGCAGCCATTGGTGGGCCACTCGCCCGGGCCCGGCGCGCGGCGGGACAGGACTTCCGGGGTGGGGCCGGCTGCTGaggcggcggggctgcgggccCGGCCCGAACTTTCCAGAAGAGTCGGGATCGGAGCTGCGCGGAGCGGGATCTGCGCCCgccgccccgggacccccgtgCCACCACCGCCATGGTAAAGGAGACCACCTACTACGACGTGCTGGGCGTGAAGCCCAACGCGTCCGCCGAGGAGCTGAAGAAGGCCTATCGCAAGCTCGCACTCAAGTACCACCCGGACAAGAACCCCAATGAGGGCGAGAAGGTCGGCGGGacgggccggggcgggggggccGCGCGGGAGGGGTCTGGCGGGAGGCCCGCCGCGGGTGCCTGAGTGCGGGTGCTGTTCTTTCTGCAGTTCAAGCAGATCTCGCAAGCTTACGAAGTGCTGTCGGACCCGAAGAAGAGAGAGCTCTATGACAAAGGAGGCGAACAGGCTATCAAGGAgggcggctccggcggcggcTTCGGGTCACCCATGGACATATTCGATATGTTCTTCGGCGGTGGAGGAAGGATGCAGAGGGAGAGGCGAGGTAACGTGTTGGCGAGGGTATCAGATTCTCTGAGGGGAATGCCGTAGATGTAGGAgtttaaacagaaattatagACTTAATCTGAAAACTGGAGAAAACTCTTGTCCCTTAACACCTGAAACCCCAAGGGAGGGCCCTTGGTTGGTGTGGTGGTAGTTTGGTCTTCCTGTGCATTGTCCCTTGTTAATCGCTAACCAGGTGTGTTTAGAATACTTTTAGCTTGAGTGTAAGCCTAGCTGCTAGTAGACAAAATAGGAAATGGAAGGGTAAAGTAGCTTAAAATGGTTTACTAATTAAGTTACTGTAACTGTAGTATCTAAAAGCAACTATCTAAATAAGATATCAAGATCCAGTTCAGTCTGTGAAATTTTTCTGTGGTCCTGCACTGTGCAGTGGAATTAAGTTGAAACTGCAATAAAATGCTACCCAGAAGTTAAGTTCCAGTTTAATCACGCTGGGAAAAACTTTAAAGCTGTTAAGAGCAGTGCTGACCCTGTCACCTCTTAGTGCAGATCTgttgaaaacagaagaaaaaatgttttgtatcAAAATGTTAAGAGTGTCAAAGTACTTGTAACAACCCAGAGCTCAGTATCATTTACAAAACTAAGCCTACAGCAGCTGAAGTGCTAAGGAGTTCTTGAAGGTAAAAATATAACTGCTTATTTCTGCTTCCAGAAGGTCACCTGGTGAGAGGAAGAAAGTGCTGAAATGGATTTTCCAAACAGAGTCTCTGCCTTGTTTGTAGATCTGTTTGGTGACTTTGTTGAAACCCGAGTCCTGCATCATAAAACTTAAACATTTGAGGTTCTGTGTGTTCTGTTGCTCATACTGTTTGAACTTTTCCAGAAGGTCTCTTCTGACTTTAGCAGAGTCAAAGTCGTGACAACTGTTACCCAATATGACAGCACCTGGGAAGGAGCTTTTGACTAATACAAGCAAAACAAGACAAAGCTCAATTGATGCAAGATACTAAAGCCCAGAGACTTGGTTTATCGTGGCTTGGCAGGGAGATGTGCAGACCAAGCTTCTAAACTTAAGTAAGTTCTGTTCTTTTACAGGTAAAAACGTGGTCCACCAGTTGTCAGTAAGTTTAGAAGATATGTACAATGGTGCGATGAGGAAACTTGCACTGCAGAAAAACATTATCTGTGACAAATGTGAAGGTAATGTTGAAACTGAAATTGAAGAGGAGATGTTTCTAAagcttttggggatttttttctggtagCACATAACCACCTAATTCCATTTTTTGTTCTCAGGTCGTGGTGGTAAGAAAGGTGCAGTAGAATGCTGCCCTAATTGTAGGGGAACAGGCATGCAGATCAGAATTCACCAGATTGGGCCAGGAATGGTGCAGCAGATCCAGTCTGTGTGTATTGAGTGTCAGGGGCATGGGGAGCGTATCAGCCCCAAGGACCGGTGTAAGAGCTGCAATGGCAGAAAAATTGTTCGAGAGAAGAAGATACTGGAAGTTCACATTGACAAAGGTGAGGTGTCTTACTGAGGTGAAGTATTGAACTTGAATGTACTGACTGCCTTTGCAGCACTAAAACAGAAGCTTTAGCAAACATGTAGTGTTGATTTTGTGAGTAATAGTGCTGAATACACAGTAAAATTGCTTATTGCTGCCTTACAAAAAGTAGACTTATTTTCTAGGAAAGGTTGACTATCTCTGTGTTCACTTCTAAAGCCTGGCACATAACTAAGAATGAATTCTGAAACCTGCGTTATTGTAAGAAGTGAATTATTTTTCAGGTCCCTCTAAGCCCAGTTGTGATCAGGTAACACAATCAATTTTCACTGCGTGCAGCAAAACTGCAGACTCCTATCACTTCCGCTGTGTTTCAGTGTGAAGGGGAACCAGGTCTGCTATAGTGACTGGGTGCACAGACAGTGCTAAGCCTCTCATGCTTAAAGCTCTGTTGACTACGCAGCCCTGACAGTGCTGCCCAATGCAGGTACCACTTCCTTGCCTGGCAAAATGCAACTCAATACACAAACCCTCAACGTGATGGGTGAACGGAATGGTATTGAATGACAAATGCATCTGTGTTGAGTAGGCTGCCGAAAAGCTGGTGGGAGAAGTCTCTGGAGTAATGTAGCTTGTAAGGCAGAGCACGCTGACAAATGCATGACTTAAACAGTCTCGCTTGTGATTGTGGCCTGCAGCTGTTACATGTGTAAGCAGAGCTTCTGCAGTTACTGAATTTGTAGGGGAGATCCATAGTGGTAGTAAATATAAGGTCTAGAAGGGCTATATTACTGATATTTTGAACAGGGAGGTCTTATGAGAAGGATGTTTTTCTAGAAGTAAGGGAAAAGAGACTTACGTAGGATAAGAAAGCTAGTATTTTTGTTCAATCGATTTCTTGTGTGGGTGCAACAAGTTTCTTATGGGAGGTTTTCAGTCCGTAGGAAATGCTTCTTGGACTTGGCAGGCAATCAGATCATGCTTCATAAGGAGATGTGCCACCTATTTATGAAACTGAAGAAGCTGACTGGTCAATTGCTGTTGAAATAAAGTTTGTAGGCagtgtttgattttctttttgtatttgtgtGTATAATGAAAACTGTTTTGATTATATTTCCCTTTAAGACTTAATGTTGGTGGCTCTTTTGTCAGTACAGTTAAACCTGATAGTTTTGAGACTGAATTCATGTTAGCACTGCTAAGATCTGTTAATTgagtggatttaaaaaaaaatgcttcaagGGAAGATCCTGATGTTCTTATTTAAAGATCCAGAGATATCTTAATACCAGCTCATGCCTGTAAAAGTGTTCGTTGTTGGTgcttttatcttaaaaataagaaaaaggtttatttgttttgtacAATAGGAATGAAGGATGGCCAGAAAATTACATTCCATGGTGAAGGGGACCAAGAGCCAGGTCTGGAACCAGGGGATATTATTATTGTCTTGGATCAGAAAGACCACTCTGTATTTACAAGGTAAAGATGCTTGAATTCTCTTGTGATATTTCCTGTGATGGTTTTCCACATGCTTCCGTGGTTACCACTCATCTTGTAGGTACTGGTGTGTCAGGAGATAGGATCACATGACTGTCACTCAGCCATGAGTTTGTCTGGGTGGTCAGAGGAGCGCTGAGGTGAGTTCTGCTGCAACTAGTCTGTCCACTTGTGTTCTAATAGCATGAGGTGATCTCTTGTGAGCTTTGGCAGCAGAAGGGatagaaagcaaacaaaaatagtTACAGTTAAGAGTttacaaatttttaattttaagaactCATTgaaataatgagatttttagTAGTTTTGAGTATTTGTGACTGTTTCCTTGCTTTCAATTACTTAACTCAGAAAATTGCCATTTAATGTAGTCCACTGTTGTCCACATGGCCTCAAGGCACAGAAACCTTGGAGCATGTGCACATGTTCATTGATCTTACTTAGAACAGACTTACTCAGTATAGAGTGCACCATTGTGGTCAAACAGTTAGCCACACTTCATTTCCTGCCCAAGTGCTATGGGCAGGATAATTGGTCCTGTCTGTTTTTTATTGTGAAAGCAAAAGTAACTTAAGCAGCACTGACCATATCTTAACTATGTCATGTTCCCAGGCAATACTGCTCAGTGTTGGATGCCTCCCTCTTTCATGTTACTGTTTATGGAATTAGTGTGTCTAGTATATTTTAGTCCAGTTAAAAGCACCATTGATGATCTCGCAGAAGTGTGTTGCATTTATtgtctcactgctgctgctaagAGCAGTTACAAGGGAAATGGTGGGTTTAGAGAAAGCACTTAGCGCTGACCTTGTACTTGTAAATAGGAACGGTGAGCCAAAGGTTCTTGGGAAACCTGCAGCTGGTCTGCCTGACTATCATGTATGGTGCTGAGCTCTTGAAGCTGGTGCCAGAATTCTATGCCAAGGAACACTGAGCTCATAGGTTAAGAAtcatttctgtttgctttggaTGAGCTTACTCAGCTGATTTTTCTTAACTTCCAGTGAAACCATACACTGATTCAGCTATGCCAAACTGTTCTCATGGTTTCCTGGGACCTGAAGTCACAATACtactagattatttttttctatcctTCTGCCCAATGCCTTCAGTTCTAGTGTCCTTCAGTAACCCTTGATATTACTGGTCTTGTGGGGTTATGCTGAGGTCATGCTCTCACACAAGTGGGATGTTCCTCCTCTCCTGTCAGAGTCTAAAATTAGCTTTTCGTTCAAGTCTCCTGCCAGAGACGTTTTAAAAACAGGGTGAGTGGTCTGTATTCTTTGAATAAGATGAAGGAGTTTGTAACCTTTGAACATGCGGACAATTACAATTGCCATACTGAAGTCAGaacacaattaaaataattaacacCATTGCAGATACTTCTTGGTACTTGTATCATTACCCAGAGTGGCCATCACCTGTTCAAAATTCCGTCATAATAAATCTTCAGGGTGTAACAGATCACCATAGTGCAAGCTAGTGCAATTAAGAAGGTATTTATCTAtgcaaaaaagcaaattaattgtCCCAGTTTCAGTATTTATGAGgctgagagatttttttcttttaattgggAAGGAGCAGTGAAGTGAAACTGGATGCAAGTGGCCCttactgtatttatttcttttcagtaaACACTTGTAACACTTTAGTTAGCTTGACAGGATCATAATGTATCTGAGCAGGTATCATTCTAGTAATTGAGGAGCTACATTCATATTTGCAGCTCCTTACGTATTAATTGTCTGGGTTTCTGTTATAATTACAGCTTATTGTAATTTCCAGATTTTAAATACTGAAGTTGGATGTGATCCTTGTACTATTTCTCTCTCACTGTGACTGTTGTTGATTGGGTCTTCCTTAGACGAGACGAAGATCTACTTCTGTCTATGGATATTCAGCTGGTTGAAGCACTTTGTGGCTTTCAAAAGCCCATCACAACGCTGGATAACAGAACTATTATTATTACCTCCCATCCTGGTAAGAGTTGGTTTGCTTTCTGTTGGAAGTTCTAGCATACAGTGAATGTAAGCTGGAAATCTAAAGGAACAGAAGCACCCCATCTTGATGTAAAACGGATGTTTGCTGGTGTCAAATTCTTTGCCTCCGTCTTTGCAGTACgaatcttaaaataaaaaagtatttttgcaaGCAGTCAGCAGTAACTTTCTCTTTGCGTGACATAGTAACAGACCTTACCTCATGGACATACTAGCATCCTGAGGATATCTCATGAGAACTGAATGCCGTGGGTCTCTGAAAACCACTTTTTCAGCCTTGGAAGCGATGGAGCACTTAATAAATTTGTAAGTATGCTTCCTTTGGGAAGCATAACAAGGTTTATAGGAATGTAATGTAGACATCAGTCTACTTTCCTACTTGTATGTTATCAGGCAGTAAGTTCCTGTTAGACTACTACATGTTGATGTTGCTGCCTAACCACAGTGTAGAAAACTACCTAAATCTTGAAGGGAATTATAACTAAAGCTGGTTCTGTTGCTTGCATGgctcccttccttttttttggttatttttttgttttgtttttttttttaggccaGGTTGTTGAGCATGGGGCTATTAAGTGTGTGTTGAATGAAGGTATGCCAATTTATCGTAGGCCATATGAAAAAGGACGTCTGATTATAGAATTCAGGGTAAGTGAATCAACTCACTTCCACAGCATTTCAGGACTGAACATCTATCCAAAATTTAACCAATAAGCGCTACCTCAGTCAAGAAGAGATAACCAATAATCAGATATCCTGTTGGTATTTGTTCTTTACAAGGGTGAGAACATGCAACCCATCAGAATTACCGTTCAGAACAAAGAGAAAACTTACGTAATGGTGTGTGCTCAAAGTACATTAGTTACCAGTGGATTTTCTTTagcagccttctgaatttacatttgCTTGACATACTATTTAGTTTCTATTGTCCTGTAGGAAGGATGCACGAGTAACTTTTGACTTCTGCACTGGAGCAGAAGAGTAGGTTGGAAAATgttgattttcttctctggggAGAAGCTAATCCTGGGAGCTATAGTAGTGGGCCCTGTCTGCTACAGCTTAGAATATATTTAACCATATCTCTAATGTTGACATTTTGTTtatctatatatatttaaatatgtagTTGTATGCACTATTACATACATACTTTGCTCTTGTGGTTGATTCCAGAGGACAGCCTGAAGCAGAGGAAAGACGTTGATTGAGTTGCCAGAATTAGAAGCTAACTTCATGCAGGCATTAAAAAACTGCTTAGTGATGCTGATTATATTTTGTGCTCTGAATTTAAGTGATCTATGACAACAAACCTGACTTTGGCAGATATTTAACCTGTAGGTCTATCTGACCTAATGAAAAAACAGTTCAGATAGACTTGAGTAACCTTAGTTCTTGATTTCAGGTGATCTTCCCAGAGAGTGGCTTCCTCTCCTCAGATAAGGTGTCCTTGCTTGAAAAACTGCTACCTACAAGGCAGGAGATAGAAGAAACTGAGGAAATGGAACAGGTGGAATTAGTGGACTTCGATCCATCTCAAAAGCGAAAACACCTCTATAATGGAGAAGTGTATGAAGATGATGAGCATCAGCCTAGAGGTGGTGTTCAGTGCCAGACATCATAAATGGGCCAGTGAATAACTTGTGATGCTTGTTTTGTATGCAGTGGATAAGTGAAGGACTACAAGCAGTTTGCTGTCACTTGCTATGTGTTGTTTTATCCAGCCATAGTCGTTTCTAAAAGCATAAAGAAATAAACTAAGTAATTAAACCGACTTTGCGATTTGTATAAAGCTGCAAGCTGAAATGAAGTTGACTGCACTTCACCCCTGCCTCTTGGTCCAGGAAACTCCCTTACCTGCTTGTGTTTTATTCCAAACCTTGTAATTCCTGTATGTGTGCAATTGCCCAGGCTTAAACTAAGATTCTGTGATGTGCTTTTTAGGAATTCTAGATCTTATACTCTGTGAATGAAGTATGCACTAGTACTTATAATCCATGGTAAGATGTAGTAAAGTTTTGTACCAATTAGGATAATATTTGGGCTTGTACTGTTTGTTAACCAGGGCCTGACTAATGCACCCACTTGGTAGATGAGGCTGACACAGATGTGGTTGATCTTCATAGGCCCATTAATGTAATGAGATCCCCAAGTTCTCCACGCTATTCCACATGAGGTCCTTTCCTGTGCCAGCACTAGTCCTGACCCCAGAGCTAGATGTTGAGCTTGCTTTGTTTCATAGGTGATTCCTGTTTGGCTGCTGTCCTGTGTCACACTGCCTGTGGAGCCAGTGGTTGCTTGGAGCTACCTTGGCTACTGTGTATTAATAAAGTCCTATAGGCTTTGTCAGCATGCAGATGGCTTGGAAAGTCAGACTGCTGCTAGGTGAAGCTTGATTTCCACCGTGATTACTGAAATCAGACACCCTTGGAGTGTTGTGGAGAGCAGTCTTCTTAGTGGGTATATGTGATCCTGCAGAGGAAAGAAGGCTAGTGATCACAACCAACCACTGCATCTAGGGTATTCTGAAATTAATGTATTGTGTGCATTATTTCAAGCTGACTTAAATTTCTGTATGAATGTTCTAATTATTGTAGATGAAGTGTTTCTGATATAATTACAAAATTGTTCATTGCCTCTTCTTAGGCCAGATGTTGGTTCGAAAGCACCAACTTCTTATTTTTAGACAGCTATTCACAGTAAAATCTTTAAAACCTTTACGAAAATATGCTGAGAAGACACATCCAGATTTAACCTCTAGTGTGGTAGTTTAGTCTTGCTCAACCATCTGGCTTGGGACAGAGCTTATGCTTTTCATATTGCTTTGAAGCAAAAGTGTCACAAGGAGAACTCATCTAAGTACATGTGTTGTAATTTGAATATCTGGGAGCTCTTAGAAAAATACATCTCTAGCTTATCTAACCATTATAAGTTTTATTGTATCAAGACATACCAATGGGTTTTGTACCTCAAATGTGGTCCCTTTCAGGTACCTACAGAACTGTGGTCTTTCACCTGCATGTTTCACctacttttctgttttctttctcaacagaaataaaattctgtagGCTAAGTGTTTTTCcaaattctacttgagtgagcTCATCAGCTGAAAAATGTGACCTGCAGGTGCCTATGCTCTACCAGTAGGATGGCTTGAGTCAAGGGGAGAAAGAAAGTAATCTTACTCTGGGGGAGGCAGCCCCTCTAGGGCTCACTCCTTAACAGCTGGCTTGAAACTTAAGCAAGAGTAAAATAAGCTACCTTTTTTAGCTCAGTGGACCAAGCACccttgggtttgggtttttgtttttttttttggtttttttttttttttccaaccaCTGGATCAAGACAGCAAGGACAAACAACTCTCCATTCACAGCCTTGAGCTTGACAGAGACATGATTTTGCTTCAGATGACTCTATGTTCTGGTTTggaagcaaaaccagtgagagactccaagtcaaaaaaacagtttattaggaaaggggaaaataaacaaaaccatgcaataatacaaaagaaaaaacactttttatatatatataaataataaaaaataaaaacgacagagtcagaatacaacctgacacccctttggccagcgtgttggtagcagtccaaattagagtggctgcagtcctcctggagtgggagatttggttctgttggagcagtggtCTTGTAGAAGtctgtagtcttcctctgaaggtctaGTGAAAAACCCCAGATGTGTCCTCTTGGAAGCCTGTGGGAAGGCTGACTGCTCTGTCCCAAACCCAGGATATATCTAGGTCGGGATGCCCAGGTCTgcactgggcagagcatctctcAATGAGCTGATGTCATTCTGAGTCCCTGGGCGAGTCCTTGATCAcctgttaaacagaaaatgACCCTGGAGGgagttatctctgagtcatgtggcaaggcATGGATGGGCCCcttaacaggagataaggaaaactgcccagagggcAACTGCTACACAGATGGTAATAGGAAACATCTTGCTTCTCAGTCTGGGACACTGTCttatattaaaacaaacaaacaaacaaaaaacattctATAAACTTACTTTCTCAGGTTTTCTTTTCACCACACCCCCTCCACAACTGCATTGGCATAGATGAGGTTATATTATTGACTTATTCTGGAGGTCATGACAATTCTGCTTCGTATTTGATTACCCCACAGCACATGGGCCAGGTTCCAGGAAGAGGGTGGCTGACCAGGAGCTGCCTGTAGAAGCTTTAGCAGAGCAGTCCAGGGAAGGATGATGTGCTAGtggaggaaaggcagcaggagcaccaCCAGGTTAGTATTCTGTTTTGAAATTAACTGGTTACTGATACAGAAGCTGTGCCCCAAACAAATACTGGCAGCAGTAGAATAAGCTTTCGGCAAAAAGCACTGGCTGGCAAGAACTAGTAGAACTTTGTTGTTCCATGATACTCTGGGTATCATACAGTTAGAGCAAGCAGCTGGATGTGTTCTGTGACactgaaaaatgaagaattttttctgaCTTGTTGCTTTATGTGGGATACATAGTTTGGGCAAATAAACAGAACAGCTGTTGAAACAGAGGATACAgtagcagaaaacagctgtttCTGTAGCTACCAGTATAGTAACCTGACCTATTTTCAGGTTACATCTGAGTTTGCAGTTACTTCCAGTGTTTCAGCACCACCTAATTCATATGATCaagattatattttaatatgttaCAATTATTCTTTTCACTGTGCATCTGAATTTGCAGTGTGATGAAAGGTCAAGCAAGCAAGCAGCTTGC encodes:
- the DNAJA1 gene encoding dnaJ homolog subfamily A member 1 (The RefSeq protein has 1 substitution compared to this genomic sequence), producing the protein MVKETTYYDVLGVKPNASAEELKKAYRKLALKYHPDKNPNEGEKFKQISQAYEVLSDPKKRELYDKGGEQAIKDGGSGGGFGSPMDIFDMFFGGGGRMQRERRGKNVVHQLSVSLEDMYNGAMRKLALQKNIICDKCEGRGGKKGAVECCPNCRGTGMQIRIHQIGPGMVQQIQSVCIECQGHGERISPKDRCKSCNGRKIVREKKILEVHIDKGMKDGQKITFHGEGDQEPGLEPGDIIIVLDQKDHSVFTRRDEDLLLSMDIQLVEALCGFQKPITTLDNRTIIITSHPGQVVEHGAIKCVLNEGMPIYRRPYEKGRLIIEFRVIFPESGFLSSDKVSLLEKLLPTRQEIEETEEMEQVELVDFDPSQKRKHLYNGEVYEDDEHQPRGGVQCQTS